From Nitrospirota bacterium, a single genomic window includes:
- the nifK gene encoding nitrogenase molybdenum-iron protein subunit beta encodes MIVKDHNELFTDETYIKQFKGKREFENPCPEEEVQKTALWSAGDEYREKNFKREALVINPAKACQPLGAMLCALGFENTLNFVQGSQGCVAYFRSHLSRHFKEPVAAVSSSMTEDSAVFGGVSNMLEGLENAYTLYKPDMIAVSTTCMAEVIGDDLNSFIKSAVEKGIVPQSLAIPFAHTPSFVGSHITGYDNMMKGILSGVAGAVKSATTDSINIIPGFDTYTGNYLEIKRLMNSMGVKTTVLSDISDVLDSPNTGRYRLFPGGTPLSALKDSVNALSTVAIQKYSTIKTGEFIKNVWGKDFKLAPVPIGIENTDEFLDLITAVTGKAVSSEIENERGRAVDAMIDSHPYVHGKRFALFGDPDLLMGLMSFILEMGGRPVHILCTNGDETFAKDAELLLSKSPNGKDAKIYVGKDMWHLRSLLFTEPVDLLIGNSYAKFLWRDTQTPLVRIGFPLFDRHHLHRYPIIGYQGAINLTTWIVNTLLDEMDRKSMFTMNFDVIR; translated from the coding sequence ATGATTGTTAAAGACCATAACGAGCTTTTTACTGACGAGACTTATATAAAACAGTTCAAGGGAAAACGGGAATTTGAAAATCCGTGCCCGGAAGAGGAGGTACAAAAAACTGCGCTGTGGAGCGCAGGCGATGAGTACAGGGAAAAGAACTTCAAAAGAGAGGCTTTGGTTATAAACCCTGCAAAGGCCTGTCAGCCTCTTGGCGCTATGCTCTGTGCTTTAGGATTTGAAAATACTTTAAACTTTGTGCAGGGCTCTCAGGGCTGTGTTGCGTATTTCAGAAGCCACCTTAGCAGACACTTTAAGGAGCCTGTGGCGGCAGTGTCATCCTCCATGACTGAGGACTCAGCTGTGTTTGGCGGAGTCAGCAACATGCTGGAGGGGCTTGAAAACGCTTACACCCTGTATAAACCCGATATGATAGCGGTATCTACTACCTGTATGGCAGAGGTAATAGGGGATGACCTTAATTCTTTTATTAAAAGCGCTGTGGAAAAAGGCATTGTACCGCAAAGCCTGGCAATTCCATTTGCCCACACTCCGAGTTTTGTCGGCTCACACATTACGGGCTACGACAATATGATGAAGGGGATTTTAAGCGGAGTTGCGGGGGCTGTGAAAAGTGCCACTACAGATTCGATAAATATAATTCCCGGGTTTGATACCTATACCGGCAATTATTTGGAAATCAAACGTCTTATGAATTCAATGGGCGTTAAAACAACAGTACTCTCTGACATAAGCGATGTATTGGATTCCCCCAATACCGGCAGGTACCGGCTTTTTCCGGGGGGTACACCTTTGAGCGCTCTTAAAGACTCCGTCAATGCGCTCTCTACGGTTGCCATACAAAAGTATTCAACTATAAAGACCGGCGAATTTATTAAAAATGTCTGGGGAAAAGATTTTAAGCTTGCCCCTGTACCAATAGGCATAGAAAATACCGACGAGTTTCTTGACCTTATTACAGCCGTAACCGGCAAGGCCGTTTCCTCCGAGATTGAAAACGAACGGGGACGGGCGGTTGACGCTATGATAGATTCCCATCCTTATGTGCACGGTAAGAGGTTTGCACTTTTTGGCGACCCTGATCTGCTAATGGGGCTTATGTCTTTTATCCTTGAAATGGGAGGACGCCCTGTTCATATCCTCTGTACAAATGGAGATGAAACGTTTGCTAAAGACGCAGAACTTTTGCTTAGTAAAAGTCCTAACGGAAAGGATGCTAAAATTTATGTTGGAAAAGACATGTGGCACCTGAGGTCTCTGCTTTTTACGGAACCTGTTGATTTACTTATTGGCAATTCGTATGCCAAATTCCTGTGGAGAGACACTCAAACGCCTCTTGTTCGCATCGGATTTCCTCTCTTTGACAGGCATCACCTTCACCGCTACCCAATTATAGGCTATCAGGGAGCTATCAATCTTACAACCTGGATTGTAAACACTCTGTTGGATGAAATGGACAGAAAGTCGATGTTCACAATGAATTTTGACGTAATACGATAG